From a region of the Aeoliella mucimassa genome:
- a CDS encoding RDD family protein codes for MAPYSHAPLAGRGVRLGAAIIDVMILLAVLFPLYFAITFMFYPKMWDFVSMDRQGKTQAQIQREIEANQPSVLFGYGMVPLGYGIYLAINGYLLATNGQTVAKNLLGIKIVRTDGSPADLGRLFGIRYLPFKLIMLIPWLGFLVTWIINPLMIFRESRKCLHDDLADTIVVQA; via the coding sequence ATGGCACCGTACTCCCATGCTCCCCTTGCTGGTCGCGGCGTGCGACTGGGAGCGGCAATCATCGACGTGATGATTCTCTTGGCAGTATTGTTCCCGCTTTACTTCGCGATTACGTTTATGTTCTATCCCAAGATGTGGGATTTCGTGAGCATGGACCGACAGGGCAAAACTCAGGCTCAGATCCAACGAGAAATTGAAGCAAACCAACCCAGCGTGCTATTTGGGTACGGAATGGTCCCCCTTGGTTATGGAATTTACCTTGCCATCAATGGCTACCTGCTTGCAACCAACGGGCAGACCGTTGCCAAAAATCTGCTCGGTATCAAAATCGTACGAACCGATGGATCGCCAGCCGACCTGGGACGCTTGTTTGGCATTCGCTACCTACCATTCAAGCTAATCATGCTTATACCTTGGTTAGGTTTCCTCGTTACATGGATAATCAATCCGCTCATGATTTTCCGCGAATCGCGCAAGTGTTTGCACGACGATCTCGCCGATACGATTGTAGTGCAAGCATAG
- a CDS encoding RDD family protein yields METIANPFASPQAKQVDGVLEVAPEFGHFAERESRFWAALIDGALLWVLNVVLGLVLANSLYPNMWDFYRNQDFQSKSTAELRREYQATQPGWEFKIGMVFVGFAVFLAINGYLLATKGQTIGKKMLGIKIVRTNGTQAGIWRLVGLRYLPFTLMYLIPVVGPIVTRLIDPLMIFDKSHKCMHDEFADTIVIRT; encoded by the coding sequence ATGGAAACAATTGCGAACCCGTTTGCTTCGCCACAGGCCAAGCAGGTAGATGGTGTCCTCGAAGTAGCGCCAGAGTTTGGCCATTTCGCGGAGCGTGAGTCACGATTCTGGGCAGCCTTGATCGACGGTGCCCTGTTGTGGGTCTTGAACGTAGTTTTAGGCTTGGTGCTAGCCAACTCGCTGTATCCCAATATGTGGGACTTTTACCGCAACCAGGACTTCCAGTCGAAGTCGACCGCGGAACTGCGCCGCGAGTACCAGGCTACCCAGCCTGGCTGGGAGTTCAAAATCGGCATGGTGTTCGTCGGCTTTGCTGTGTTCCTGGCCATCAACGGTTACCTGCTGGCGACCAAAGGCCAAACGATCGGCAAGAAGATGCTCGGCATCAAGATCGTGCGGACCAATGGCACCCAGGCAGGCATCTGGCGACTCGTTGGGTTGCGGTATCTGCCATTCACGCTGATGTATCTCATCCCCGTCGTGGGACCGATCGTCACGCGTTTGATCGATCCGTTGATGATCTTCGACAAGTCGCACAAGTGCATGCACGATGAGTTTGCCGACACCATCGTGATCCGCACCTAG
- a CDS encoding ABC transporter permease: MASFKLVCKLVVAQMVLHPARVILTSLAVIASAAAVAWVVSGYDALVSQFDENANKYLGRYDLLVTPQGGPPGATTSIEPAVIEQLQQDPAVLEVNAIAQSRASVSAALKEGEEHSGPLGLLIGSKPPVNGAPPLGPTLVATPALEGPYEMVAGEWLTDAGEHQAVLSQGAAKSLEVEVGDRIVVTTFANQVRLEVVGIIEQAPQSLGGRRGGGGGSGRGSGGNARGGADAQRASREGQPADTPRGEGRPSGRGPRGAGPPQSSEPGPAADAASRGPSIPGGSGGSTLATNAVYVRFATAELINGFASKPAILQIALRDGFDVEAFHRAWDERLSTLRPSLKAIDFEDVREGLATSGSVSQKLTQAYSATGLAALAAVFIIFSTLSMGVTERSREFAMLRAIALSRGQVGMIIAVESLALAIIGWLGGLLAGWVILSIAAQSKPDLFPDGAKLGWTCVGLTGASVVVGALGAAIVPAWQAMRIRPLDALSPSTTEQSPKWPWVCLAIGLVMISMAPISVFFVAMDDASRTWLWAVVSYPCLLVGMALVTPAAIIASEKYLGPLVARLLCIDPLLLRGHLSTNLWRTLGTTLALASGLALYVSAQTWGYSMLQPFLPGEWMPDAIVGFQPIGLDESQAAEVAKIDGVQGDLLPLALEQSKIAWPDDQLPRGMGKDNAIVIGLDAPRALASSDPFLDLKFVAGSPAEAAEAIASSNSCLVSEDYEMATGIGVGDLLTFTPPNAPQSKVEYQVVGVVSLPGWQWFTKFSGVRRHFVRTGGIVLADHDRVRSDFALGERTEFFWLHFDGSKPVAEIEQAMQSLAEQDSGESFVADGVGQVTAYRPFARLTDTASIRTSISRRADGVIWSMSQLPLVTLLITSLAVVNTIIASVRARTWELAVLRSIGTTRGELVRLVIAESLLIGLVVCLVSLSFGLIAGWCGVGMSRYSGAFFGGPPTFLIPWSHLSLGFALALGACLLAAVWPAVTIGRAKPLALLQAGRTAM; this comes from the coding sequence ATGGCGTCGTTTAAGCTCGTGTGCAAATTGGTCGTCGCCCAGATGGTGCTGCACCCCGCGCGGGTGATCCTCACCAGCTTGGCGGTTATCGCCTCGGCGGCCGCGGTCGCGTGGGTGGTGAGCGGGTACGATGCGCTGGTGTCGCAGTTCGACGAAAACGCGAACAAGTACCTGGGCCGTTACGATCTGCTGGTCACTCCCCAGGGAGGTCCACCGGGTGCGACCACCAGCATTGAACCCGCTGTGATTGAGCAACTCCAGCAGGATCCCGCTGTGTTGGAAGTGAATGCCATCGCCCAGTCGCGAGCCAGCGTGAGTGCGGCACTGAAAGAGGGCGAGGAGCATAGCGGCCCGCTCGGGTTGCTGATCGGATCGAAACCGCCGGTCAACGGAGCCCCACCGCTAGGGCCGACGCTTGTCGCGACCCCTGCGTTGGAAGGCCCTTACGAAATGGTCGCCGGCGAGTGGTTGACCGACGCTGGCGAGCATCAAGCCGTGCTGAGTCAGGGAGCGGCCAAAAGCCTGGAAGTCGAGGTCGGCGACCGCATCGTGGTCACGACGTTTGCCAATCAGGTACGGCTCGAAGTGGTCGGCATCATCGAACAAGCTCCCCAGTCGCTCGGCGGCCGACGCGGCGGCGGTGGCGGCAGCGGAAGAGGTAGCGGAGGGAATGCCCGCGGCGGAGCAGACGCTCAAAGAGCCTCGCGCGAAGGGCAGCCAGCCGACACGCCACGCGGCGAAGGTCGACCCTCCGGCCGAGGGCCACGTGGGGCTGGACCTCCCCAATCTAGTGAGCCAGGCCCAGCGGCCGACGCTGCCTCTCGCGGGCCATCGATCCCCGGCGGTAGCGGTGGTTCGACCTTGGCAACCAACGCGGTGTACGTGCGGTTTGCGACCGCCGAGTTGATCAACGGATTCGCGTCGAAACCCGCCATCCTGCAAATCGCGCTCCGCGATGGGTTCGATGTCGAAGCCTTTCACCGCGCCTGGGATGAGCGGCTATCCACCCTGCGACCGTCGCTCAAGGCGATTGATTTCGAAGACGTTCGCGAAGGCCTGGCAACCAGTGGGTCGGTCTCGCAAAAACTCACGCAGGCCTACTCGGCGACCGGACTGGCTGCCCTGGCGGCGGTGTTCATTATCTTCAGCACCCTGAGCATGGGCGTCACCGAGCGAAGTCGCGAGTTCGCCATGCTGCGGGCGATCGCCCTCTCGCGCGGGCAGGTCGGCATGATCATCGCGGTAGAGAGCCTTGCCTTGGCCATCATCGGTTGGCTCGGCGGACTGCTCGCTGGTTGGGTGATTCTCAGCATTGCTGCCCAGAGCAAGCCCGACCTGTTTCCCGACGGGGCCAAGCTCGGCTGGACCTGCGTAGGGCTCACCGGGGCGAGCGTGGTGGTCGGGGCGCTCGGCGCTGCGATCGTGCCCGCCTGGCAAGCGATGCGCATCCGCCCGCTCGACGCTCTGTCGCCATCGACCACCGAGCAATCGCCAAAATGGCCGTGGGTTTGTCTGGCGATCGGCCTGGTGATGATCTCCATGGCACCGATCTCGGTATTCTTCGTCGCGATGGACGACGCCTCGCGTACCTGGTTGTGGGCGGTGGTAAGTTACCCTTGCCTGCTGGTCGGTATGGCCCTGGTCACCCCAGCGGCGATCATCGCCAGCGAGAAGTACCTCGGCCCGCTCGTCGCCCGTTTGCTGTGCATCGACCCGCTACTGCTGCGGGGGCATCTGTCGACCAACCTCTGGAGAACACTCGGCACCACGCTCGCGCTCGCTTCCGGCCTGGCGTTGTACGTGTCGGCCCAGACGTGGGGCTACTCGATGCTGCAGCCCTTCCTGCCTGGCGAGTGGATGCCCGACGCGATTGTCGGATTCCAGCCGATTGGGCTCGACGAGTCGCAGGCCGCCGAGGTGGCCAAGATCGACGGAGTGCAGGGCGACCTGCTTCCACTGGCGCTCGAGCAGTCCAAAATCGCCTGGCCCGACGACCAGTTGCCCCGCGGCATGGGCAAGGACAACGCGATTGTCATCGGCCTCGACGCCCCCCGCGCCTTGGCTAGCAGCGATCCGTTTTTGGATTTGAAGTTCGTCGCGGGTTCACCCGCCGAGGCGGCCGAGGCAATCGCCAGCAGCAACAGTTGCCTGGTGTCGGAAGACTACGAAATGGCGACCGGCATCGGCGTCGGCGACCTGCTGACGTTTACTCCCCCCAATGCTCCGCAGTCGAAGGTCGAGTACCAAGTGGTCGGAGTCGTCTCGCTGCCAGGCTGGCAGTGGTTTACCAAGTTCTCCGGAGTCCGGCGGCACTTCGTCCGGACCGGCGGCATCGTCCTCGCCGACCACGATCGGGTGCGGAGCGACTTCGCGCTCGGCGAGCGAACCGAGTTCTTCTGGCTCCACTTCGACGGTTCGAAGCCCGTCGCCGAAATCGAGCAAGCCATGCAATCGCTGGCCGAGCAAGACTCCGGCGAGTCGTTCGTCGCCGACGGGGTAGGGCAGGTCACCGCCTACCGACCCTTCGCCCGGCTGACCGACACCGCGAGCATTCGCACCAGCATCTCTCGGCGGGCCGATGGGGTGATCTGGAGCATGAGCCAACTGCCGCTCGTGACGTTGCTCATCACCTCGCTGGCGGTCGTCAACACCATCATCGCATCGGTGCGGGCGCGGACCTGGGAGCTTGCAGTACTCCGATCAATCGGAACCACCCGCGGCGAACTCGTGCGGCTGGTGATTGCCGAGTCGCTGTTGATCGGGCTCGTGGTTTGCCTGGTGAGCCTGAGCTTTGGGCTGATCGCAGGTTGGTGCGGAGTCGGCATGAGCCGCTACTCGGGCGCGTTCTTCGGCGGGCCGCCGACCTTCCTGATTCCCTGGAGTCACCTGAGCCTGGGCTTCGCGCTCGCGCTGGGTGCCTGCCTGCTGGCAGCCGTGTGGCCCGCCGTAACGATTGGGCGAGCCAAGCCGCTCGCGTTGTTACAAGCAGGTCGCACTGCGATGTAG
- a CDS encoding FHA domain-containing protein codes for MAQISLYVLDGADRGRKYESLSTPITIGREEGNAVQLNDERISRFHIKIQEDQDMLVLTDLDSTNGTRVNGEQVQLRILRYGDIISLGRSVLRYGTRDQIAQRLQQLHEEGDVPTEHLDSSALAKQLVSTSDLDFGWDGPGETHSTLHIPKAPELPEGLGPAQAAQLSELLEYLHLRTRALLEGVEIPDGSPKVEIAITRWQGLLDMQGLLAEYLRGIGDPELE; via the coding sequence ATGGCCCAAATTTCGCTTTACGTCTTGGATGGTGCCGATCGTGGGAGGAAGTACGAAAGCCTCTCGACGCCGATCACCATCGGCCGCGAGGAAGGCAACGCCGTACAGCTGAACGACGAACGGATCAGCCGTTTTCATATCAAAATCCAGGAAGACCAGGACATGCTCGTGCTGACCGACCTGGACAGCACCAACGGCACCCGCGTGAACGGCGAGCAAGTGCAGCTGCGGATTTTGCGATACGGCGACATCATCTCGCTCGGCCGGAGTGTCCTCCGCTACGGCACCCGCGATCAGATTGCCCAGCGTCTGCAACAACTGCACGAGGAAGGGGATGTTCCCACCGAGCACCTCGACAGCAGCGCACTGGCCAAGCAGCTGGTCAGCACGTCGGACCTCGATTTCGGCTGGGACGGCCCAGGCGAGACGCATAGCACGCTGCACATTCCCAAAGCCCCGGAACTACCCGAGGGCCTCGGCCCCGCGCAGGCGGCCCAGCTTTCGGAGCTACTGGAGTACCTTCACCTGCGGACCCGTGCACTGCTGGAGGGAGTCGAGATCCCCGACGGTAGCCCGAAGGTCGAAATTGCCATCACCCGCTGGCAGGGCCTGCTCGATATGCAGGGCCTGTTGGCCGAGTATCTTCGTGGTATCGGTGATCCCGAGCTCGAATAA
- a CDS encoding ABC transporter ATP-binding protein, with product MQTHNEHGSAPPLELTGLTKRFRQGSKEITALDDVSLTVAAGEFVAVMGASGSGKSTLLHLAAGLTDASSGTVRVDGQDLSALSDKQLTHFRRREIGLVFQSLNLVPALTAEENVLLPLYAAADRSHRVKLAGELLDQLGLGDRRTHRPSALSGGEQQRVAIARSLVTEPAIVLADEPTGSLDSTNGQLICQVIRKLNDEQQRTVVIVTHEPSVAIWADRIVVLKDGKLESDFAASSFTGPQELASHYQQITSPTEQTELVHGVV from the coding sequence ATGCAAACCCACAACGAACATGGTTCGGCTCCCCCGTTGGAACTCACGGGGTTAACCAAACGTTTCCGGCAAGGAAGCAAAGAAATCACCGCGCTCGACGACGTATCGCTTACCGTCGCCGCGGGAGAGTTTGTCGCGGTGATGGGAGCCAGCGGCTCGGGCAAGAGCACCCTGCTGCATCTGGCAGCAGGTCTGACCGACGCATCGAGCGGCACCGTGCGAGTCGACGGGCAGGACCTCTCCGCCTTGTCCGATAAGCAGCTCACGCACTTTCGCCGCCGGGAGATTGGCCTGGTGTTCCAGTCGCTAAACCTGGTGCCCGCACTCACAGCGGAAGAAAACGTGCTGCTGCCGCTGTACGCAGCTGCGGACCGCAGCCATCGCGTGAAACTCGCGGGCGAGTTGCTCGATCAGCTCGGCTTGGGCGATCGCCGCACGCATCGTCCGAGTGCCTTGAGCGGCGGCGAGCAGCAACGCGTCGCCATCGCCCGCTCGCTGGTGACCGAGCCGGCCATCGTGCTGGCCGACGAACCGACGGGGAGCCTCGATTCGACCAACGGGCAGCTTATCTGCCAAGTGATTCGTAAGCTGAACGACGAGCAGCAGCGGACCGTGGTAATCGTCACGCATGAGCCCAGCGTGGCCATTTGGGCCGACCGCATTGTGGTGCTCAAAGACGGAAAGCTCGAGAGCGATTTTGCCGCTTCGAGTTTCACAGGGCCACAGGAGCTTGCCTCCCACTATCAACAAATCACCTCCCCGACCGAGCAGACGGAGCTAGTGCATGGCGTCGTTTAA
- a CDS encoding DUF1559 domain-containing protein translates to MSTPVTFRHPPRQAFTLVELLVVIAIIGILVALLLPAVQAARESARRSQCVNNLKQLGLALHNYESTNKVLPSLHNYFTPTATLLPYCEQSQLADLFDFTENPTSSDPRVIQAAATVIPMFLCPSDSEPATHQVEESGATYEWAGANYGINGSSGVGTSQNCDPFGSKTDGLCYVDSKLRMARVSDGLSNTLAFTESLRGPCDEAPSDTTPDVQRYVATLGLAVDSLIPTADSAELNGPDSAISAASAWNSMRFCNWFKMDRIPGTIMVGRFPPNSAIPDLGARRIRIQAARSNHPGGVNACFADGSVRFASDDTNYLVWQSYWTRAGGEVLPAE, encoded by the coding sequence ATGAGTACCCCAGTCACTTTCAGGCACCCCCCGCGGCAGGCGTTCACGCTGGTGGAGCTTCTTGTGGTGATCGCCATCATCGGTATCCTGGTCGCGTTGCTGCTTCCCGCGGTGCAGGCCGCCCGCGAATCGGCTCGCCGCAGTCAGTGCGTGAACAATCTAAAGCAGCTTGGCTTAGCGCTGCACAATTACGAGTCGACCAACAAGGTGCTGCCGTCGCTGCACAACTACTTCACCCCCACGGCCACCCTGTTGCCGTATTGCGAACAATCGCAGTTGGCCGACCTGTTCGACTTTACCGAGAACCCGACCTCGAGCGACCCGCGGGTGATTCAAGCCGCGGCAACCGTGATACCGATGTTCCTTTGCCCCAGCGACAGCGAACCAGCCACGCATCAGGTGGAGGAGTCGGGAGCCACTTACGAGTGGGCGGGGGCCAACTATGGCATCAATGGTTCGAGTGGAGTCGGCACGTCGCAGAATTGCGATCCTTTTGGGAGTAAGACGGATGGACTCTGCTACGTCGACTCGAAACTACGCATGGCACGCGTGAGCGATGGATTGAGTAACACGCTAGCGTTTACCGAATCGTTACGCGGCCCATGCGACGAGGCTCCTTCCGATACGACTCCCGACGTGCAGCGTTACGTCGCGACCTTGGGGCTGGCGGTTGACTCGCTTATCCCTACTGCAGACTCGGCTGAGTTGAACGGGCCGGACTCGGCCATTTCGGCCGCCAGTGCTTGGAACTCCATGCGGTTTTGCAACTGGTTCAAGATGGACCGCATTCCCGGCACCATCATGGTCGGGCGGTTTCCGCCGAATAGCGCGATCCCCGATCTCGGAGCCCGCCGCATTCGCATCCAGGCCGCCCGCAGCAACCATCCCGGCGGTGTAAACGCCTGCTTCGCCGATGGGAGTGTGCGGTTTGCCAGTGACGACACCAATTACCTGGTATGGCAATCGTATTGGACACGCGCCGGCGGCGAAGTATTGCCAGCGGAATAG
- the purH gene encoding bifunctional phosphoribosylaminoimidazolecarboxamide formyltransferase/IMP cyclohydrolase, with product MTSSKIERALLSVSDKTGLVEFAKGLVAAGVSLYSTGGTRKALETAGIEVQDVAAYTGSPEMMDGRVKTLHPKVHGGILCRHDHTGDQKSLEDHEIARFELVVVNLYPFSQTVAKSETTFAEAIEQIDIGGPSMVRSAAKNHAFVTIASNPQQYSEILSAIQQQGGTTPEQRRQLAAEAFAHTADYDAGIAKYFAKQTETESGDFTSTIRLNLSRTLPLRYGENPHQCAALYKLADAGPHSVVNAEQLNGKELSYNNLLDLDAALGVARSLPTPGVAVLKHNNPCGAASASTLGEAMQKAWAGDPISAFGSILGFNVPVDAAAAECLAEPGKFVEAIVAPDYTPEALEILTTKPKWKANVRLMKIGQLEPGTGAIQLRSIDGGYLAQTADDKPDDETEWKIVTETTPTDTQMADLRFAWAVCRHVKSNAIVLAKDEMLLGAGAGQMSRVDSVEISISKAGDRVTGSVLASDAFFPFDDSIHRAAEAGITAIIQPGGSRNDEQVIAACNKHGLPMVFTNCRHFRH from the coding sequence ATGACTTCTTCAAAAATCGAACGAGCACTGCTTAGTGTCAGCGACAAAACGGGGCTCGTTGAGTTTGCCAAAGGCTTGGTAGCCGCGGGAGTCAGTCTCTATAGCACAGGTGGTACTCGTAAGGCGCTCGAAACAGCCGGTATCGAGGTGCAAGACGTTGCAGCGTATACGGGTTCGCCGGAAATGATGGACGGACGAGTCAAGACATTGCACCCTAAGGTGCACGGAGGCATTCTATGCCGACATGACCATACCGGCGACCAAAAATCTCTGGAAGATCACGAAATTGCCCGCTTCGAATTGGTAGTGGTTAATCTTTATCCATTTAGCCAAACCGTCGCCAAATCCGAAACCACTTTCGCCGAAGCGATCGAACAAATCGACATCGGTGGCCCTTCGATGGTCCGCTCGGCAGCCAAGAACCACGCGTTCGTTACCATTGCTAGCAATCCTCAGCAATATTCAGAAATATTGTCGGCCATCCAGCAACAAGGCGGCACCACCCCGGAGCAGCGTCGCCAACTCGCCGCCGAAGCGTTTGCTCATACTGCCGACTACGACGCTGGGATTGCCAAGTACTTTGCGAAGCAAACCGAAACCGAGTCGGGCGACTTCACCAGCACGATTCGCTTGAACCTCTCGCGCACGTTGCCGCTTCGCTATGGTGAGAATCCTCATCAGTGTGCCGCGCTTTACAAGCTGGCCGATGCGGGTCCACACAGCGTGGTGAATGCCGAACAACTCAACGGCAAAGAACTGAGCTACAACAACCTGCTCGATCTCGATGCCGCGCTGGGAGTGGCCCGCTCGCTCCCCACGCCTGGCGTGGCCGTGCTGAAGCACAACAACCCGTGCGGCGCGGCCAGCGCCTCGACGCTGGGCGAAGCGATGCAAAAAGCGTGGGCCGGCGATCCGATCAGCGCGTTTGGTTCGATCCTCGGATTCAACGTGCCGGTCGATGCGGCCGCGGCCGAGTGCCTGGCCGAACCAGGCAAGTTTGTCGAAGCCATCGTGGCTCCCGACTACACGCCGGAAGCGCTAGAGATTCTGACCACCAAGCCCAAGTGGAAAGCCAACGTGCGACTGATGAAAATCGGCCAACTCGAACCAGGCACCGGTGCGATTCAGCTTCGTTCGATCGACGGAGGCTACCTGGCCCAGACTGCCGACGACAAACCGGACGACGAGACCGAGTGGAAGATCGTGACCGAGACCACGCCGACCGATACGCAGATGGCCGACCTACGATTCGCCTGGGCGGTGTGCCGGCACGTCAAAAGCAACGCGATCGTGCTCGCCAAGGACGAGATGCTGCTCGGCGCCGGCGCGGGTCAGATGAGCCGGGTCGACTCGGTGGAGATCTCCATCAGCAAGGCGGGCGACCGGGTGACTGGCAGCGTGCTGGCGAGCGACGCGTTCTTCCCGTTCGACGACTCGATTCACCGCGCCGCCGAGGCCGGCATCACGGCCATCATCCAGCCCGGCGGGTCACGCAACGACGAGCAAGTGATCGCCGCCTGCAATAAACATGGCTTGCCGATGGTATTTACGAATTGCCGCCATTTCCGTCACTAG
- a CDS encoding DUF2721 domain-containing protein encodes MTLTTPALLFPAISLLLLAYSNRFLAIAQLIRQLHGNGTDKLGDRILPQIENLRKRIVLIKRMQLYGVVSFITCTASMFCLFLHQDLIGEWIFGGSLILLIVSLFYSVVEIQISSGAIDVELSELELRR; translated from the coding sequence ATGACGCTTACGACGCCGGCCTTGCTGTTTCCGGCCATCTCGCTGTTGCTCTTGGCCTACTCGAATCGCTTTCTGGCCATCGCGCAGCTCATTCGCCAACTTCATGGCAACGGTACCGACAAGCTCGGCGATCGCATCCTTCCGCAGATCGAGAATTTGCGAAAGCGAATCGTGCTAATCAAGCGGATGCAACTTTACGGGGTGGTGAGCTTCATCACCTGCACCGCTTCGATGTTCTGCTTGTTCCTGCACCAGGATCTGATCGGCGAGTGGATTTTCGGCGGCAGCCTGATTTTGCTGATCGTTTCGCTCTTCTACTCCGTGGTCGAGATTCAGATCTCCAGCGGCGCGATCGACGTGGAACTCAGCGAACTGGAACTGCGACGATAA